From the Teredinibacter turnerae T7901 genome, one window contains:
- the gcvP gene encoding aminomethyl-transferring glycine dehydrogenase yields MPNTDSLNNLFASDEFISRHIGPDQNQVEKMLATLEVDSLDALIEKTVPATIREAQPLPLAEPVAEHTALEELKSLAAKNDVFTSYIGLGYHPTRVPNVILRNVLENPGWYTAYTPYQPEIAQGRLEGLLNFQQMITDLTGMEMANASMLDEATAAAEAMAMAKRVGRKNSSNCFFIDKNCYPQTIAVMRTRAEHFGFDIIVDAPEKALAGEDYFGAILQYPGADGGIGDIESWIKTIQSKDALAIVAADIMSLVLLRSPGDMGADIVIGCNQRFGIPMGFGGPHAAFFAFKEKHKRSTPGRIIGVSVDSRGKQALRMAMQTREQHIRREKANSNICTSQVLLAVMSAFYAMYHGAEGVDRIARRIHILTKMLSEGLISLGYKLRHTTFFDTLCIEVGDQQKPLLDRAQHARINLCAMGSGALSISLSECTTLDDLTALIAVFAGGESPLDMPSLEAKAQQKAVLSENLLRDGRALQHEIFSQYHSETEMLRYLKRLESRDIALNHAMIPLGSCTMKLNATAEMIPVTWPEFGNMHPFAPISQAAGYAEMFNQLQHMLAACTGYDAISLQPNAGSQGEYAGLLTIKKYFEAKGEVRSICLIPQSAHGTNPASAQMASMKVVVVNCDDDGNVDIADLDAKIAQHGENIAAIMVTYPSTHGVFEENITQICDKIHAVGAQVYIDGANMNALVGIASPGHFGGDVSHLNLHKTFCIPHGGGGPGMGPIGVKDHLAPYLAAHPLQEIPGTVAANGTVSAAPWGSASILPISWMYIRMMGAKGMKMASEYAILNANYIAKRLKNHFPILYSGKHGFVAHECLLDLRPLKEASGVSEEDIAKRLMDFGFHAPTMSFPVAGTLMIEPTESENQFELDRFCDAMIQIREEIRKIEQGELPADDNPLVNAPHTLDDVCNSEWNRSYTRDQACRPLDYLKHHKVWPTVNRIDNVYGDRNLICSCPGVDDYR; encoded by the coding sequence ATGCCGAACACCGACTCTTTAAACAATTTATTTGCCAGCGATGAATTTATCTCGCGTCACATTGGCCCTGACCAAAATCAGGTAGAAAAGATGTTGGCCACGCTGGAAGTGGATTCGCTGGATGCGCTCATCGAAAAAACAGTTCCAGCAACAATTCGGGAGGCACAGCCACTGCCACTGGCAGAGCCCGTTGCCGAGCATACAGCGCTCGAAGAATTAAAAAGTCTGGCAGCGAAAAACGACGTATTTACCTCGTATATTGGGCTCGGGTACCACCCCACTCGCGTACCTAATGTAATTTTACGCAATGTGCTGGAAAACCCCGGCTGGTACACAGCCTACACCCCCTACCAGCCTGAAATCGCGCAGGGTCGACTCGAAGGTTTACTAAATTTTCAACAAATGATTACTGATCTCACCGGCATGGAAATGGCCAATGCTTCCATGCTGGATGAAGCGACTGCTGCCGCAGAAGCCATGGCCATGGCCAAACGAGTCGGCAGAAAAAATTCGAGCAACTGCTTTTTTATTGATAAAAACTGCTACCCGCAAACCATCGCAGTAATGCGTACCCGCGCCGAACATTTCGGCTTCGACATTATTGTCGATGCGCCCGAAAAAGCACTGGCGGGGGAAGATTATTTCGGTGCAATTTTACAATATCCCGGTGCCGATGGCGGTATCGGCGATATTGAGAGCTGGATTAAAACGATCCAGAGCAAAGATGCGCTCGCGATTGTTGCCGCCGACATTATGAGCCTGGTGTTATTGCGCTCGCCCGGCGATATGGGCGCAGATATTGTTATCGGTTGCAATCAACGCTTTGGAATTCCCATGGGCTTTGGCGGCCCGCACGCGGCTTTTTTCGCGTTTAAAGAAAAGCATAAACGTTCAACGCCAGGTCGTATTATTGGTGTGTCAGTAGACAGCCGAGGCAAGCAGGCACTGCGCATGGCGATGCAAACCCGAGAGCAGCATATACGGCGAGAAAAAGCGAACTCCAATATTTGTACTTCGCAAGTTTTGCTCGCCGTTATGAGTGCCTTTTATGCGATGTATCACGGTGCCGAAGGTGTGGACCGTATCGCCCGGCGTATTCACATACTGACCAAAATGCTCAGCGAGGGGCTGATTTCTCTTGGCTACAAACTTCGCCACACAACCTTTTTTGACACCCTGTGTATTGAAGTTGGGGACCAGCAAAAACCGCTGCTGGACCGAGCCCAGCATGCGCGCATCAATCTTTGCGCCATGGGTAGCGGAGCGCTATCTATCAGCTTAAGTGAGTGCACTACGCTGGACGACCTTACAGCCCTGATCGCCGTTTTTGCGGGTGGCGAATCGCCGCTGGATATGCCCAGCCTGGAAGCTAAAGCACAACAAAAAGCCGTGCTTTCGGAAAACCTTCTGCGCGATGGCCGCGCCTTACAGCACGAAATATTCTCGCAGTATCACTCTGAAACAGAAATGCTGCGTTATTTAAAAAGACTCGAATCCCGCGATATCGCGTTAAACCACGCGATGATTCCGCTCGGTTCCTGCACCATGAAGCTGAATGCTACAGCAGAAATGATTCCGGTCACCTGGCCGGAGTTCGGCAATATGCATCCGTTTGCACCTATTTCGCAAGCGGCAGGCTACGCCGAAATGTTCAACCAGCTACAGCACATGTTGGCAGCCTGCACCGGCTACGATGCTATCAGCCTGCAACCAAATGCTGGCTCGCAGGGCGAATATGCTGGCTTGTTGACCATTAAAAAATATTTCGAAGCCAAGGGCGAAGTGCGCAGCATCTGCCTTATTCCGCAATCTGCGCACGGCACCAATCCGGCATCGGCGCAGATGGCTTCAATGAAAGTCGTGGTTGTAAACTGTGACGATGACGGCAATGTCGACATCGCCGATCTTGACGCAAAAATTGCACAGCACGGCGAAAATATTGCTGCAATTATGGTTACCTACCCTTCAACCCACGGTGTTTTTGAAGAAAATATCACGCAAATCTGCGACAAAATCCATGCAGTTGGTGCACAAGTGTATATTGATGGCGCCAATATGAATGCTCTCGTGGGCATCGCCTCACCCGGGCATTTCGGCGGCGACGTTTCCCACCTGAATCTACATAAAACATTTTGTATTCCTCACGGCGGCGGCGGTCCTGGCATGGGCCCCATCGGCGTTAAGGATCACCTCGCACCCTATCTCGCTGCACATCCATTGCAAGAAATACCGGGCACGGTTGCGGCCAACGGTACTGTGTCTGCGGCCCCTTGGGGCTCGGCGAGCATCCTCCCGATCAGTTGGATGTATATCCGCATGATGGGTGCCAAAGGCATGAAAATGGCCAGTGAGTACGCTATTCTAAATGCAAACTACATTGCAAAACGCCTTAAAAATCACTTCCCTATTTTGTATTCGGGCAAGCACGGTTTTGTGGCGCACGAGTGCTTGTTAGATCTGCGTCCTTTAAAAGAGGCGAGTGGCGTATCGGAAGAAGATATTGCCAAGCGGCTGATGGACTTTGGTTTCCACGCACCAACGATGAGTTTTCCGGTGGCTGGTACATTAATGATCGAGCCTACAGAATCTGAAAATCAATTTGAGCTGGATCGCTTTTGCGACGCGATGATTCAAATCCGCGAAGAAATTCGCAAAATCGAACAGGGAGAACTTCCTGCGGACGATAACCCGCTGGTCAATGCACCACACACCCTCGATGATGTGTGCAACAGTGAGTGGAATCGCAGTTATACACGCGACCAGGCCTGCAGACCCTTGGATTATTTAAAACACCACAAAGTATGGCCCACGGTAAATCGTATCGATAATGTCTACGGAGATAGAAACCTTATTTGTTCCTGCCCCGGGGTCGACGACTACCGCTAA
- a CDS encoding ExbD/TolR family protein: MSRRKRKQSAEDKAEIDLTPMLDVVFIMLIFFIVTASFVKEKSLGLNVPENTDNPPPPDSESKSILIQVNANDEIFIDSRRVDIRSVRSLIAQKSAENPEGGVVVMANEQASTSTYVAIADAAREANIYNVSLVPRAK, encoded by the coding sequence GTGAGTCGTAGAAAACGTAAGCAATCAGCCGAAGACAAGGCTGAAATCGATTTGACACCCATGCTCGACGTGGTGTTCATCATGTTGATCTTCTTCATTGTGACTGCTTCTTTTGTGAAGGAGAAGTCGCTGGGTTTGAATGTTCCCGAGAACACTGATAACCCACCACCACCCGATAGCGAAAGCAAAAGTATCCTTATTCAGGTGAATGCTAACGATGAAATTTTCATCGATTCGCGTCGTGTTGATATTCGCTCGGTACGTTCACTTATCGCACAGAAGAGCGCAGAAAACCCTGAGGGTGGCGTTGTTGTTATGGCGAACGAGCAAGCGTCTACCTCAACTTACGTCGCTATAGCAGATGCTGCCCGCGAAGCTAATATCTACAACGTATCGCTGGTGCCGCGCGCTAAATAA
- a CDS encoding diguanylate cyclase has protein sequence MTKVLVVDDVEDNIVLLTFELEDEGFEVIAAHNGRECLDLVHKEWPDIILLDIRMPGISGLETLEQLKADESTRDIPVVMVSANTGDNSIVRALDMGAHDFVCKPIEYPVLSARMRSALRLVNARRALVRANEELERLATQDTLTDVYNRRHFFTLAEAEFSKARRHGRQLSVLMFDVDLFKAVNDTYGHAAGDQALRTITECCRHVVRDSDILGRLGGEEFALCCPDADLDGAFHLAERIRTNCELAQVNLDDAAFGITLSIGVTQMNEKDAHFDHLLQRADTLLFQAKALGRNRSVAC, from the coding sequence ATGACCAAAGTTCTTGTTGTCGATGATGTTGAAGACAATATCGTCCTGCTTACCTTTGAGCTGGAAGATGAAGGCTTTGAAGTTATCGCAGCACACAACGGCCGAGAATGCCTGGACCTCGTGCACAAAGAGTGGCCCGACATCATCCTGCTGGATATTCGTATGCCCGGTATCAGCGGCCTGGAAACACTCGAGCAACTGAAGGCGGACGAAAGCACGAGAGACATTCCCGTGGTGATGGTTTCTGCCAATACCGGGGACAACAGTATAGTTCGCGCGTTGGACATGGGCGCTCACGATTTCGTCTGTAAGCCCATCGAGTACCCGGTGCTTTCCGCACGCATGCGCTCTGCACTGCGCCTGGTGAACGCTCGCCGTGCGCTGGTACGCGCTAACGAAGAGCTGGAGCGGCTCGCCACGCAAGATACGCTGACTGACGTGTACAACCGTCGCCATTTCTTCACGTTGGCAGAGGCTGAGTTTTCCAAAGCCCGTCGCCATGGTCGCCAACTCTCGGTGCTGATGTTCGATGTCGATCTCTTCAAAGCCGTTAACGATACCTACGGTCATGCAGCCGGCGATCAGGCATTGCGCACCATCACGGAATGCTGTCGCCATGTGGTCCGTGATTCAGACATTCTGGGGCGCCTGGGCGGCGAAGAGTTCGCGCTCTGCTGCCCCGACGCCGACTTGGATGGCGCTTTCCATCTGGCTGAGCGCATCCGCACCAACTGCGAACTTGCCCAGGTCAATCTCGACGATGCCGCCTTCGGAATTACGCTCAGTATTGGCGTAACCCAAATGAATGAGAAGGATGCACACTTCGACCACCTGCTCCAGCGTGCAGATACCCTGCTATTTCAAGCCAAAGCTCTCGGCCGCAACCGCTCGGTTGCCTGCTGA
- a CDS encoding ribonucleotide-diphosphate reductase subunit beta, producing MLSWDDYTEENSVTRSLNSAALSALKTQAEDITPAGATAVAPAVAPAKAPAAALTHAEEAVDETPNTAPLVSEPEAETQAAAPEAAADTASDVERAQQAINELDVAPGLEELEMGAARIEVDDKRMINCRADLNQLVPFKYEWAWQKYLDGCANHWMPQEVNMTADVAIWKSEEGLSADERKIVMRSLGYFSTADSLVANNLVLAIYRHITNPEARQYLLRQAFEEAIHTHAYQYCIESLGMDEGEVFNMYREVPSVAKKAAWSITHTQGISDPQFHTGTPEADQELLRNLIGFYVITEGIFFYCGFTQILSMGRRNKMTGVAEQFQYILRDESMHLNFGIDVINQIKLENPHLWTESFQQEVKQMVLEGTELEIGYARDTMPRGVLGMNAAIMEEYLHFIANRRLAQLGLKEAYPGAQNPFPWMSEIMDLRKEKNFFETRVIEYQTGGALSW from the coding sequence ATGTTAAGTTGGGACGATTACACCGAAGAAAATTCCGTTACCCGCTCTCTCAATAGTGCAGCATTATCGGCACTAAAAACCCAAGCGGAAGACATAACCCCGGCTGGAGCAACCGCAGTTGCACCGGCGGTTGCACCCGCCAAAGCGCCAGCTGCCGCACTAACCCATGCAGAAGAAGCGGTTGACGAAACACCGAACACTGCGCCTTTAGTCAGCGAACCCGAGGCTGAAACACAAGCCGCTGCGCCGGAAGCAGCTGCAGACACAGCATCCGATGTTGAGCGCGCACAGCAAGCCATTAATGAGCTGGATGTGGCTCCCGGTTTAGAAGAACTGGAAATGGGCGCTGCGCGAATTGAAGTCGACGACAAGCGCATGATCAACTGCCGCGCCGACTTAAACCAGTTAGTGCCCTTCAAATACGAATGGGCCTGGCAGAAATATCTGGATGGTTGTGCGAACCACTGGATGCCGCAGGAAGTCAATATGACTGCCGACGTGGCCATCTGGAAAAGTGAGGAAGGACTCAGTGCGGACGAACGAAAAATCGTTATGCGCTCGCTTGGCTACTTCTCTACCGCGGATTCTCTGGTCGCCAACAATCTTGTGTTAGCCATTTATCGCCACATCACCAACCCAGAAGCCCGCCAATATTTACTTCGCCAGGCATTCGAAGAAGCGATCCATACCCACGCTTACCAGTATTGCATCGAATCATTGGGAATGGACGAAGGTGAAGTATTTAACATGTACAGGGAAGTGCCTTCAGTCGCCAAAAAAGCGGCCTGGAGCATCACCCACACCCAGGGCATCAGCGATCCACAATTTCACACTGGCACCCCCGAAGCCGACCAGGAATTATTGCGCAATCTCATTGGCTTCTACGTCATAACCGAAGGCATCTTCTTTTATTGCGGCTTTACCCAGATTCTCTCCATGGGCCGCCGCAATAAAATGACCGGTGTCGCGGAACAGTTTCAATATATTTTGCGCGATGAGTCCATGCACTTGAATTTCGGCATCGACGTTATAAACCAGATCAAGTTGGAAAACCCGCATCTGTGGACCGAATCTTTTCAACAGGAAGTGAAACAGATGGTACTCGAAGGTACCGAACTGGAAATAGGCTATGCGCGCGATACTATGCCGCGTGGTGTACTGGGCATGAACGCGGCAATAATGGAAGAATACCTGCACTTCATTGCCAACCGTCGCCTGGCCCAACTGGGCTTGAAAGAAGCCTACCCAGGCGCTCAAAACCCGTTTCCATGGATGAGCGAAATAATGGATTTGCGCAAAGAGAAAAATTTCTTCGAAACCCGCGTTATCGAATACCAGACCGGCGGCGCGCTGAGCTGGTAG
- a CDS encoding NUDIX domain-containing protein has product MAKTKCGGWKQLSVTDIYENPWIKVTHEEVLTPKGTPGIYGVVHFKNRAVGVIPIDADGNTWLVRQSRYTLDCYTWEIPEGGAPEGEDMLEAAQRELEEETGLLADGWQELMTLHQSNSVSDEVGKIYVATDLRQGTQQLEDSEDIVVKKFSLAEAVTMVENGEITDAMSVAGLLRVAIAYSVE; this is encoded by the coding sequence ATGGCGAAAACAAAATGCGGTGGCTGGAAGCAGCTATCCGTGACAGACATTTACGAAAACCCGTGGATAAAAGTCACCCACGAAGAGGTGCTCACGCCGAAAGGCACTCCCGGGATATACGGTGTTGTGCATTTTAAAAACCGTGCAGTAGGGGTTATCCCGATTGACGCAGACGGCAATACCTGGCTGGTTCGCCAAAGCCGCTACACGCTGGATTGCTACACCTGGGAGATTCCGGAAGGCGGCGCCCCAGAAGGGGAGGACATGCTGGAGGCCGCGCAACGGGAGCTGGAGGAAGAGACCGGTTTATTAGCGGACGGCTGGCAGGAGTTGATGACATTACACCAGTCGAATTCGGTCAGCGACGAGGTCGGTAAAATATACGTGGCTACCGATTTGCGGCAGGGCACTCAGCAGCTTGAAGATTCAGAAGATATTGTGGTGAAGAAGTTTTCACTCGCCGAGGCCGTTACCATGGTCGAGAATGGCGAAATAACCGATGCCATGTCGGTTGCGGGGTTGCTGCGGGTGGCTATCGCTTATTCGGTAGAGTAA
- a CDS encoding CvpA family protein, translating into MPIITVIFVLWLGYSLWRGYQKGFWLTTVDLLAFVCAYIACVIWGANVNDMLGFNGLAMLLGYGLVYLLVVLCIGVLPGWLLRRVIKREHRMARFGAALGAFTGVVSGLAGVWVYQLLLAAMQLGGGVSAPLLVEPAAADRLLQNAAGNLMGSVSRAATASVETDPLTKAIAVQLAEKPAETLADVRALGRSAELEALLQSSRAQAAVEAADSDALAETEEFKAFVGHPAFAATRAQMLTDLPETAAGGTMADSKQADSKLAASVAQLWRKADHLRDDPEVLDLMTDPEIRQMLDEKKLTELLMHPKGRLLVARVMQAPAATEPTDRSEAAADQEVLKKAPLQDAPSYRWVDENGMTHFSDNPPESN; encoded by the coding sequence ATGCCGATAATAACCGTTATTTTCGTGCTTTGGCTGGGATACAGTCTTTGGCGCGGTTATCAAAAAGGCTTCTGGCTGACGACCGTCGATTTATTGGCGTTTGTGTGCGCCTATATCGCATGTGTCATTTGGGGGGCAAATGTTAATGACATGCTGGGCTTTAATGGTCTGGCAATGTTATTGGGCTATGGGCTGGTATACCTGTTGGTCGTACTTTGTATTGGCGTTCTCCCGGGATGGTTGTTGCGGCGCGTCATCAAGCGAGAGCACCGCATGGCTCGATTTGGTGCCGCTCTGGGTGCATTCACGGGTGTTGTGAGTGGCTTGGCAGGGGTTTGGGTATATCAACTGCTCCTGGCCGCTATGCAACTCGGTGGTGGTGTATCTGCGCCCTTGCTAGTAGAGCCAGCCGCCGCAGATAGACTGCTGCAGAATGCAGCCGGAAACCTGATGGGCTCGGTTTCACGCGCGGCTACCGCTAGCGTGGAGACTGACCCGCTTACCAAAGCGATAGCTGTTCAGCTGGCCGAGAAACCTGCGGAGACGCTAGCGGATGTGCGAGCTTTAGGCCGTTCGGCAGAGTTGGAGGCGCTATTGCAGAGTTCGCGAGCTCAGGCTGCTGTAGAGGCTGCGGATTCGGACGCTCTTGCCGAGACAGAAGAATTCAAAGCTTTCGTCGGGCACCCGGCGTTTGCTGCAACCCGTGCACAAATGTTGACTGATCTGCCGGAAACGGCCGCAGGCGGCACAATGGCAGATAGTAAGCAGGCAGATAGTAAGCTGGCGGCTAGTGTGGCGCAGTTATGGCGTAAAGCGGACCATTTGCGCGATGATCCAGAAGTGTTGGATTTGATGACCGACCCAGAGATTCGGCAGATGCTGGACGAGAAAAAGCTTACCGAACTTCTGATGCATCCTAAGGGAAGGCTGCTTGTAGCGCGGGTTATGCAAGCACCTGCCGCCACCGAACCGACCGATAGATCAGAGGCAGCTGCGGATCAAGAGGTGCTCAAAAAAGCACCGCTGCAAGATGCGCCGTCATATCGCTGGGTGGACGAAAACGGGATGACACATTTTTCCGATAACCCACCAGAAAGTAATTAA
- the dinB gene encoding DNA polymerase IV: MLNSPRKIIHLDADCFFAALEIRENPDLADFPLAVGGDPGRRGVISTCNYLARQYGVHSAMPSAHAKRLCPELVIRSSNFPLYKQVSAQMFEIFTRFSEKIEPLSLDEAFLDVSDCQQFHGSATLIAREIRRQVETELGITVSAGVAPIKFLAKIASDWSKPNGLFTVTPDKVTEFVKDLPLQKLPGVGKVTREKLAREGLLYCRDLESYSEHELVQRFGRFGANLKRMSVGIDEREVKSSRERKSLSIETTFARDISSPGEIADQIDQLVVGLEERYNKLQRKVAVSKKFVKLKFDDFTQTTLESSVSRCGKIFSSQEFERMCYAAWARQKRPLRLLGVGLSFAERSHPQAQLSFPFAN; the protein is encoded by the coding sequence ATGTTGAACTCTCCTCGTAAAATTATTCATTTGGATGCAGATTGTTTTTTTGCCGCGCTGGAAATCCGGGAAAACCCTGATCTGGCCGATTTCCCATTGGCGGTAGGCGGTGATCCAGGACGCCGAGGCGTTATTTCCACGTGTAATTATCTAGCGCGTCAATACGGGGTTCATTCCGCAATGCCTTCTGCACACGCTAAACGTCTTTGCCCTGAATTGGTGATTCGGAGTTCGAATTTCCCACTTTATAAGCAGGTCTCTGCGCAAATGTTTGAAATTTTTACCCGCTTTAGTGAAAAAATTGAGCCGCTGTCGCTCGATGAGGCGTTTTTAGATGTGTCCGACTGTCAGCAGTTCCATGGCAGCGCTACGCTTATCGCGAGAGAAATAAGGCGGCAGGTAGAGACTGAGTTGGGGATTACGGTGTCTGCAGGAGTGGCTCCAATAAAGTTTTTAGCGAAAATTGCAAGCGATTGGTCTAAACCGAACGGGTTATTTACGGTTACTCCAGATAAAGTGACAGAATTTGTCAAGGATCTACCGCTTCAAAAGCTCCCTGGCGTAGGTAAAGTCACTCGCGAAAAACTGGCTCGTGAAGGTTTATTGTATTGCCGCGATCTGGAGTCTTATTCCGAACATGAGTTGGTGCAACGTTTTGGACGATTCGGCGCGAATCTCAAACGCATGTCCGTGGGGATCGATGAGCGAGAGGTAAAATCCTCCCGAGAGAGAAAATCGCTCAGTATCGAAACAACTTTTGCTAGGGACATTTCTTCCCCAGGGGAAATTGCGGATCAAATTGACCAGTTGGTTGTTGGCCTTGAGGAGCGCTACAACAAACTCCAGAGAAAAGTTGCTGTCAGTAAGAAATTTGTGAAACTAAAGTTCGACGACTTCACTCAAACTACACTCGAATCGTCGGTGAGCCGGTGCGGGAAAATATTCTCCTCGCAAGAGTTTGAGCGAATGTGCTACGCCGCTTGGGCTCGTCAAAAAAGACCTCTAAGGTTGCTGGGCGTCGGTTTGAGTTTTGCGGAGCGGTCTCACCCTCAAGCGCAATTGAGTTTTCCTTTTGCGAACTAA